In Oligoflexia bacterium, the following are encoded in one genomic region:
- a CDS encoding capsule assembly Wzi family protein, with protein MKKATRLYPLLFLSYLFLVSSSYGQSFLANDDFRYILIKKYADMQPLPGFNLRGQHSYSEQTLNNLINSSSPDAKGYVFFPKGHLSNIYAQFSLNSGLFHSSIPDRAIIDIDATKNHLLDNSPFFDQDKKLHDGSNVFFDPYLHLSFANTLEINAGAYFNLNEQSKDFSMDLYNANILLKFSKLRILLGKSSIQWNLGRINSFNLSNNTPPLWAIRIFNDEEIEFSNFLKFLGPVKYETFISVLDANRNRENPIFVGHKLSFAPNKRLELGMSYTVQFAGKSTQDQNPLIYFGDVFSDYSGVSNRNFIFDARYQLFPKKVEAYAEFLVEDCCDNIPINARDFQSLLGLHIYQLFGTPKMDASFEFAKTSYIAYRHGNFKSGFINQNKVLGHPIGPDGLGSYAKLNYFWSKKLLCSVQAGFESSGTADFKNKFYGNTDPNVESSEHAYQTGLQCFWNQQNAANKALFSLNGNITYQHTQNYNYIENNNRDDVFVGLSGKYVF; from the coding sequence ATGAAAAAAGCGACACGTTTATACCCACTACTTTTTTTAAGCTACCTTTTCCTTGTAAGCAGCAGTTATGGACAAAGTTTCCTAGCCAACGACGATTTTAGATATATCCTCATTAAAAAATACGCAGACATGCAACCCCTACCTGGTTTTAACTTAAGAGGTCAACACAGCTATAGCGAACAGACCCTCAATAATCTTATCAACAGCTCATCACCAGATGCCAAGGGTTATGTTTTTTTTCCTAAAGGTCACTTATCAAACATTTATGCACAATTTTCTTTGAACAGCGGACTATTTCATAGCTCAATACCGGATAGAGCTATCATTGACATTGATGCCACAAAAAATCACCTGTTGGATAACTCACCTTTTTTTGATCAAGACAAGAAACTGCATGATGGAAGTAATGTATTTTTTGATCCCTATCTGCATTTAAGTTTTGCTAACACATTAGAAATCAATGCTGGAGCTTATTTCAATTTAAATGAGCAATCCAAAGATTTTAGCATGGATCTCTACAATGCTAACATCCTGCTAAAGTTCTCCAAACTGCGTATTTTGCTAGGAAAAAGTTCTATCCAATGGAATTTAGGACGAATTAACAGCTTTAATTTATCCAACAACACCCCTCCTTTATGGGCAATCCGTATTTTCAATGATGAAGAAATTGAGTTCTCTAACTTCTTAAAGTTTTTGGGCCCTGTAAAGTACGAAACTTTTATATCTGTGCTTGATGCCAACCGTAATCGTGAAAATCCAATTTTTGTTGGGCATAAATTGTCTTTTGCGCCCAACAAACGCTTGGAATTGGGTATGAGTTATACTGTTCAATTTGCTGGTAAAAGTACCCAAGATCAAAATCCTCTAATCTATTTTGGTGATGTTTTTTCTGATTATTCTGGCGTCAGCAACCGTAATTTTATTTTTGATGCTCGTTATCAGTTGTTTCCAAAAAAAGTAGAAGCCTATGCTGAGTTCCTGGTTGAAGATTGTTGTGATAACATCCCCATCAACGCTCGTGATTTTCAAAGCTTGCTAGGTTTACATATTTACCAACTGTTTGGAACACCAAAAATGGATGCTAGTTTTGAATTTGCCAAAACCAGCTATATTGCTTACAGACATGGAAACTTTAAATCAGGCTTTATCAACCAAAATAAAGTCCTTGGCCATCCCATTGGACCAGATGGACTTGGCAGCTATGCCAAGCTTAATTATTTTTGGTCAAAAAAACTATTGTGCTCTGTGCAAGCAGGCTTTGAATCCAGCGGCACTGCTGATTTTAAAAATAAATTTTATGGCAACACAGACCCTAATGTTGAAAGCTCAGAACATGCTTATCAAACCGGTTTACAATGTTTTTGGAATCAGCAAAACGCCGCCAACAAAGCTCTATTTTCTCTTAATGGCAATATCACTTATCAACATACACAAAACTACAACTATATTGAAAACAACAATAGAGACGATGTATTTGTAGGCCTCAGTGGAAAATATGTTTTTTAA
- a CDS encoding LTA synthase family protein, translating into MKFLLNTFSRYQKQIQFSALIAVIHTLVFVIFCLKKVILADQYVAYGFLLLLSTFSGTFWFLLMVSLIPARWLRFLVTSFGLLFWAMLIVYKKVRGASLDFSLLYTNIQEFLSYDGIREIAVSLGQSEIVALALIVISFILLELKFKVISGPFTSLKKVASTLLIVSLFNGLVFLAFPKNHQEMFSFAWSAKRYFNDPFMSLVKHESDLEGKQYPYVYEHKDAIENTPPKHIILLMLESFSGLELFKYAPNGKEISPHLNALAKKGLYINHFYSASVQTARGHVASLCSLIPSFRQKIMTRYQDSGLNCLPKILSKQGYHTIAIKGDDSLIYDNEGEFLRKIGFDEVYGNDHNFVDASPPSKIWGWGPQDSELYRKTIAHADSIFKKDPDSKLFITLASISHHQPFNEVPKDQLKLYTDPQNFRERYLSSLHLADEYLGTFIEKLQAHPKFSKDTLLIVTGDHGFPTGRNKNTSNEMTYSDELFRIPLVMYWPGQIKSKALHDEAYTQLDIAPTILELTNINTLSHFNGRVIPIFEQSKVLPNNRSIMFQPYDGGYFISIKMPYKYVYSGSTGEQYVYNLLEDPDEKHNIIGQMQDSIILQSFRQDVIKISKNQVLIEEDRIFPKSHNSSGLSLNVQ; encoded by the coding sequence ATGAAATTTTTGCTTAATACATTCAGCCGCTATCAAAAGCAGATACAGTTTAGTGCCTTAATCGCAGTCATTCATACACTTGTGTTTGTAATTTTTTGCCTTAAAAAGGTTATTTTAGCGGATCAATACGTTGCTTATGGTTTTCTGCTATTGTTATCAACCTTTTCTGGTACGTTCTGGTTTTTATTGATGGTATCCTTAATTCCGGCGCGTTGGCTGCGGTTTTTAGTAACATCCTTTGGCTTGCTTTTTTGGGCCATGTTAATTGTTTATAAAAAAGTGAGAGGCGCCTCATTGGACTTTTCTCTTTTGTATACCAATATCCAAGAGTTTTTATCCTATGATGGTATTCGTGAGATTGCAGTGTCTTTGGGACAATCCGAAATTGTAGCTCTTGCGCTTATTGTTATAAGTTTTATTTTATTGGAATTAAAATTTAAAGTTATATCGGGCCCTTTTACGAGTTTAAAAAAAGTAGCTTCAACCTTACTTATTGTCAGTCTGTTCAATGGGCTTGTATTTTTAGCCTTTCCAAAGAATCATCAAGAAATGTTTAGTTTTGCATGGTCGGCAAAGCGTTACTTTAATGATCCATTTATGTCGCTGGTCAAGCATGAAAGTGATCTTGAGGGTAAACAATACCCGTATGTATATGAGCACAAAGACGCTATAGAGAACACTCCTCCCAAACATATTATCTTGTTAATGTTAGAATCTTTTTCTGGTTTAGAGCTTTTTAAGTATGCGCCCAATGGAAAAGAAATAAGCCCTCATCTCAATGCTTTGGCAAAAAAAGGTTTATACATCAATCACTTTTACTCTGCCTCAGTACAGACAGCCAGAGGTCATGTGGCTTCATTGTGTTCCTTAATTCCAAGTTTCAGACAAAAAATCATGACTCGGTATCAAGATAGTGGCCTCAATTGCTTACCAAAAATTCTATCAAAACAAGGCTACCACACCATTGCCATTAAAGGCGATGACTCTTTAATTTATGACAATGAGGGCGAGTTTTTACGCAAAATTGGCTTTGATGAAGTGTATGGCAATGACCACAATTTTGTTGATGCAAGCCCGCCTAGTAAAATATGGGGTTGGGGTCCACAAGATAGTGAGCTGTACAGAAAAACAATTGCCCACGCAGACTCAATTTTTAAAAAAGATCCTGATAGCAAACTGTTTATTACCTTAGCCAGCATTTCACACCATCAGCCATTCAATGAAGTCCCTAAAGACCAGTTAAAGCTGTATACAGATCCTCAAAACTTTAGGGAGCGTTACTTGTCTTCTTTGCATTTGGCGGATGAATATTTAGGGACATTTATTGAAAAACTTCAAGCCCATCCAAAATTTTCAAAAGATACCTTATTGATTGTTACTGGGGACCATGGCTTTCCCACAGGGAGAAATAAAAACACCAGCAATGAAATGACTTACAGTGATGAATTGTTCAGAATTCCATTGGTGATGTATTGGCCAGGACAAATAAAAAGTAAGGCATTGCATGATGAAGCGTATACACAGCTTGATATAGCGCCAACCATTTTAGAATTAACCAATATAAATACCTTAAGCCATTTTAATGGAAGGGTGATTCCTATTTTTGAACAATCTAAAGTATTGCCCAACAATAGATCTATTATGTTTCAACCTTATGATGGGGGCTACTTTATCTCAATCAAGATGCCATACAAATATGTATACTCTGGAAGTACAGGAGAACAATATGTTTATAACCTACTAGAAGATCCAGATGAAAAACATAATATTATTGGTCAAATGCAAGATAGCATTATCTTACAAAGCTTTAGACAAGATGTTATTAAGATTTCAAAAAATCAGGTATTGATTGAAGAAGATAGAATTTTTCCTAAGAGTCATAATAGCAGTGGTTTAAGTTTAAATGTTCAGTAA
- a CDS encoding lysylphosphatidylglycerol synthase transmembrane domain-containing protein yields MKRFLTIVQYVFAAVSLLAITVYVFRKFPVDQSKLSELRWGYLIFLLFLAVLDLWLRAFRLRQVASLLKEKITVFKTFQVASLGDFYSSITPSRMAGEPSRWYYLQKFNIPKVKAASIIGIENTIDLVYLICSISLILYFSQTQYDQLQDRLSGLIKVFFTVFCIILFLMVFSKKLTYSFLVGVQRKFKKINLAKKYIQARAYFLNILNYGKLRFFAYVGITFLWWFNRFSILWLIALMLGYSLLPADVYIPQFLMFNSLHLTPLPISGGSFEAAFVLIYKSKIPIEDMAVSLFLWRFFTYYIYMINGAGVLLIRSLKSKQLKDT; encoded by the coding sequence ATGAAACGTTTTCTCACAATAGTTCAGTATGTTTTTGCAGCCGTTAGTTTGCTTGCAATTACGGTTTATGTGTTTCGTAAATTTCCTGTTGATCAAAGTAAACTGTCTGAACTACGTTGGGGTTATCTTATTTTTTTGTTATTCTTAGCTGTCTTAGATTTATGGCTAAGAGCTTTCAGGCTAAGGCAAGTAGCGTCACTATTAAAAGAAAAAATCACAGTGTTTAAAACCTTTCAGGTAGCAAGTTTAGGGGATTTTTACTCCAGCATAACGCCGTCAAGAATGGCGGGTGAACCCAGTCGCTGGTATTATTTACAAAAATTTAATATTCCAAAAGTCAAAGCAGCTTCAATCATAGGTATAGAAAATACCATCGATCTTGTTTATTTAATTTGTTCAATCTCGCTGATACTGTACTTTTCTCAAACTCAATATGATCAACTACAAGATAGATTGTCAGGTTTAATTAAAGTCTTTTTTACAGTTTTTTGTATTATTTTGTTTTTGATGGTTTTTAGTAAAAAATTAACTTACTCTTTTTTGGTTGGTGTACAGAGAAAGTTTAAAAAAATTAATTTAGCTAAGAAATATATTCAAGCACGTGCTTATTTTTTAAATATTCTCAACTATGGGAAATTGCGTTTTTTTGCTTATGTAGGGATAACTTTTCTATGGTGGTTTAATCGCTTCAGTATATTATGGTTGATTGCGCTGATGCTTGGCTATTCGTTGTTGCCTGCAGATGTTTATATTCCTCAGTTTCTTATGTTTAACTCTTTACACTTAACACCATTGCCGATCAGTGGCGGTTCCTTTGAGGCAGCATTTGTGCTGATTTATAAAAGTAAGATACCCATAGAAGATATGGCAGTTAGTTTATTTTTATGGCGATTCTTCACCTACTATATTTATATGATTAATGGAGCGGGCGTACTTTTAATCAGATCGTTAAAAAGCAAACAATTAAAAGACACCTAG
- a CDS encoding ankyrin repeat domain-containing protein — MVKKIILTLLLFFGPLFAQVPDQNDFFDSEKFMACSIALPEKNDWCTWFASFQFSPDEPYSDEDFNNMLLMDKNKSSDFYPLELVLHSLKNGNIDLAKKLIEAGADLHEEGETYEFIPYPIFAAIELNNIEILDLMIKHGAKLNIKNPYSDSSPLIFASYNEENLKAALHLLNVINNSENPLSLLNMQDYEGKSALYYASQWNDKKFALDLIDSGANINLTNTKGNSLIMLAAKYSYDNEKLFNCIHFLLLQDNIDINHVNNNNENILFQLFFGPYYEDNLVIKEKTKNLIELLINDHEVNIEQTNKKGESILFSLVQKENSELLNLFLEHGMDINNVNNANENLLIIAIKRQSTYMIDFLFNHGIKNSHKKKAMQYAQGLIDTDSNYESITNYLKSKMK; from the coding sequence ATGGTTAAAAAAATCATACTTACATTACTGTTATTTTTTGGACCTTTATTTGCTCAAGTCCCTGATCAAAATGACTTTTTTGACAGCGAAAAATTTATGGCTTGTTCAATTGCTTTACCTGAAAAAAATGACTGGTGTACATGGTTTGCTTCCTTTCAATTTTCCCCGGATGAGCCTTACAGCGATGAAGATTTTAACAACATGCTGCTTATGGATAAAAATAAATCTTCAGATTTTTATCCTCTAGAATTGGTTTTACATAGTCTAAAGAATGGTAATATTGATCTAGCAAAAAAACTAATCGAAGCTGGGGCAGATCTACATGAAGAAGGAGAAACTTATGAGTTTATTCCTTACCCAATATTTGCTGCTATTGAACTAAATAATATTGAAATATTAGACCTAATGATTAAGCATGGCGCTAAACTAAATATAAAAAACCCATATTCTGACAGTAGTCCATTAATTTTTGCTTCATACAATGAGGAAAATCTTAAAGCGGCTTTACACTTATTGAATGTAATTAATAACTCTGAAAACCCCTTAAGTTTATTGAATATGCAGGACTATGAAGGAAAGTCTGCTTTATATTATGCTAGTCAGTGGAATGACAAAAAATTTGCCTTAGACTTAATTGATTCTGGTGCAAACATTAACTTGACTAACACTAAAGGCAACTCATTGATTATGCTTGCTGCAAAATACAGTTACGATAATGAAAAACTATTTAATTGCATTCATTTTTTACTGCTGCAAGACAATATTGATATTAATCACGTCAATAATAACAATGAAAATATTCTCTTCCAGTTATTTTTTGGCCCTTATTATGAAGACAACTTGGTCATAAAAGAAAAAACGAAAAACTTAATTGAGCTATTAATCAATGATCATGAAGTAAACATTGAGCAAACCAACAAGAAAGGCGAATCTATTTTATTCTCTCTTGTACAAAAAGAAAACAGTGAACTGTTAAACCTTTTTTTAGAACATGGCATGGATATTAACAACGTTAACAATGCTAATGAAAACCTATTGATCATAGCAATAAAAAGACAATCAACATACATGATTGACTTCTTATTTAATCATGGCATAAAAAACAGTCACAAAAAGAAAGCTATGCAATATGCGCAAGGGTTAATAGACACTGACTCTAACTATGAATCAATAACAAACTATCTCAAAAGTAAAATGAAATAG
- a CDS encoding pyridoxal phosphate-dependent aminotransferase family protein, producing MHLLERLKKFTHSHAMKEAGIYPYFRPVNKSDGVHVEVNGEKKLLACSNDYVSLSTDPRVIEASDQALKKYGTSCSGSRFLNGNTIIHDELEETLANFLGYESCVVFSTGFFANLGSLTALSTKKTVIFSDKENHASIVDGNNLSLAKVCRYHHNDIERLESLLKKHEDTQEKIIVSDGVFSMTGEYARLPELVELSKKYNAFLYIDDAHGIGAAGKEGKGTEQHFNMSGSVDLNMGTFSKSLASIGGYVASNKDVINYIRHHARALIFSASIPPASAAAALKSLQIIRDEPERISRLHKNTEYARQLFNEYGFNVPEHGGPIIPIILEGENDMTFTFKFNQALFDHGIFCAPVLPPAVPMGTTLIRTSYMHNHTFEQIEFIVECFRKAAKDLGVF from the coding sequence ATGCATCTTCTGGAAAGATTGAAAAAATTCACGCACTCGCACGCGATGAAAGAAGCCGGCATATACCCATATTTTAGACCAGTCAACAAAAGTGATGGTGTTCATGTTGAAGTCAATGGAGAAAAAAAGCTTCTGGCATGCTCTAATGATTATGTCTCATTGTCCACCGATCCACGCGTGATTGAAGCTTCTGATCAAGCACTAAAAAAGTATGGCACTTCTTGTAGCGGCTCACGTTTTCTTAATGGCAACACCATTATACATGATGAGCTAGAAGAAACTTTAGCCAACTTTCTTGGTTATGAAAGTTGTGTGGTTTTTAGCACCGGTTTTTTTGCCAACTTAGGCAGTTTAACAGCTTTGTCCACCAAAAAAACTGTTATTTTCAGTGATAAAGAAAATCACGCCAGCATAGTTGACGGCAACAACCTTTCATTGGCTAAAGTTTGTCGCTACCACCATAACGATATTGAACGATTAGAATCTCTATTAAAAAAACACGAAGATACCCAAGAAAAAATTATTGTTTCTGATGGTGTATTCAGTATGACTGGCGAATACGCCAGACTACCCGAGCTTGTAGAACTCTCTAAAAAATACAATGCTTTTTTATACATTGATGATGCACATGGAATTGGAGCTGCTGGGAAAGAAGGCAAAGGCACAGAACAACATTTTAATATGTCTGGTAGTGTTGATCTTAACATGGGTACATTCAGTAAATCTTTAGCCTCTATTGGTGGTTATGTTGCCAGCAATAAAGATGTCATTAACTATATTAGACACCATGCTAGAGCACTGATTTTTAGTGCCAGCATACCTCCTGCCAGTGCTGCTGCTGCATTAAAATCTTTACAGATTATTCGTGATGAGCCTGAGCGTATCAGTCGGTTGCATAAAAATACTGAGTATGCTCGTCAATTGTTTAATGAATATGGTTTTAACGTACCTGAACATGGTGGACCTATTATTCCTATTATTTTGGAAGGTGAAAACGATATGACTTTTACCTTTAAATTCAATCAAGCCTTGTTTGATCATGGAATTTTTTGTGCGCCAGTCCTGCCCCCAGCCGTACCTATGGGAACAACTTTAATCAGAACCAGCTATATGCACAACCACACCTTTGAGCAAATAGAGTTCATAGTAGAATGTTTTAGAAAAGCAGCCAAAGACCTAGGTGTCTTTTAA
- a CDS encoding GNAT family N-acetyltransferase → MVSGTEVVKMMDIIEFSLNDKVLLRDFVEFPFKLYQGEKHWVPKLKMDYLGASLLGKVGMFEEQFPFHQDAETVFLMVKQEDQILATMTVSINHTYNDYQQQNVGFFGFFECVNKVKVAQFLFEHAKAWLKTKGIHSFIGPYNFTYNHTCGVLVKGFDLSPYVEMTYNFDYYDALLHSVGLKKAKDLLSFHVPVVEQSREARYSKLAQRILKRNQITIRPVSLKNFKQDIRTFVDIYNEAWEDLWTFVPLSEQEADIIADSIKPIIIPEMFLFAEKDGVPIGVSGLIPNANEVLALTDNSFGQSDVYRILNLLFKKSRIKSARLMAFGVRKKFRKKGLEAALLSHAQQKLSGCGFSQCEVGWVHEDNQLILGTIESSKGVHYKTHRIYSGSC, encoded by the coding sequence ATGGTATCAGGAACAGAGGTTGTTAAAATGATGGATATTATTGAGTTTAGTCTAAATGATAAAGTTTTACTTAGAGATTTTGTAGAGTTTCCATTTAAGTTATACCAAGGTGAAAAGCACTGGGTACCTAAGCTTAAGATGGACTACTTGGGTGCAAGTTTGCTTGGAAAAGTTGGCATGTTCGAAGAACAGTTCCCATTCCATCAAGATGCAGAAACAGTTTTTTTGATGGTTAAGCAAGAAGATCAGATTTTGGCAACCATGACCGTTTCTATCAATCATACTTACAATGATTACCAACAACAGAATGTTGGATTTTTTGGTTTTTTTGAATGTGTTAATAAAGTTAAGGTTGCGCAATTCCTGTTTGAGCATGCAAAAGCATGGTTAAAAACAAAAGGGATTCATTCTTTTATAGGACCTTATAATTTTACGTACAACCATACCTGTGGCGTGTTGGTCAAAGGCTTTGATCTCAGTCCTTATGTTGAAATGACCTACAATTTTGATTATTACGATGCGTTATTACATTCAGTTGGCCTTAAAAAAGCCAAAGACTTGCTTTCATTTCATGTGCCAGTGGTTGAGCAATCTAGAGAAGCACGTTACTCGAAGTTGGCACAAAGAATTTTAAAAAGAAATCAAATCACCATTAGGCCGGTATCGTTAAAAAACTTTAAGCAAGATATCAGAACTTTTGTAGATATTTACAATGAAGCTTGGGAAGATTTATGGACTTTTGTTCCATTGAGTGAGCAAGAGGCAGACATTATAGCGGACAGCATTAAGCCCATTATCATACCTGAGATGTTTTTATTTGCTGAAAAAGACGGTGTACCTATAGGGGTCTCAGGCTTAATTCCAAATGCAAATGAAGTCTTAGCACTAACAGATAATAGTTTTGGACAAAGTGATGTATACCGAATATTGAATCTTCTCTTTAAAAAGAGCAGGATTAAAAGTGCACGGTTAATGGCATTTGGAGTTCGAAAAAAATTCCGTAAAAAGGGATTAGAAGCAGCCCTCTTGTCACATGCGCAACAAAAATTAAGTGGCTGTGGTTTTTCACAATGCGAAGTAGGTTGGGTGCATGAAGACAATCAACTTATTTTAGGAACCATTGAAAGTTCTAAGGGAGTACATTATAAAACTCACCGCATTTATTCGGGTAGTTGTTAA
- a CDS encoding NAD(P)-dependent oxidoreductase yields the protein MKILITGSTGFIGQNLLKYLDSAQYQITILNRKQKKFNNTSIKQIIGDLHDQDALRQAVVGQDMIVHLAGCVKAKDQIAFDHVNVEGTKTLLDAVLDKNPSLKRFILISSLAAAGPARSGNILDCKHENEINQPISMYGESKHRSEKVFLAHAYSGEKVILRPPIVYGPHDYQLLDLFKLLSKGLALKMQGKEKYYSMVFVEDFCKAIQCMLDAQNVEKENIFYVADPQLYSMQDIIHHFQKAANIKKIRVLKLPKVFFKVIAIAADGVANIFSKPQPYNSDKYREMLAEAWTCSPNKIKHQHNFECQYDLQAGFEKTIQWYQEQRLLK from the coding sequence GTGAAGATCTTGATTACAGGGAGTACCGGTTTTATTGGGCAAAACTTATTAAAGTATCTTGATTCAGCTCAATATCAAATTACTATTCTTAATCGTAAACAAAAAAAATTCAATAATACCTCTATCAAGCAAATTATTGGCGATTTACATGATCAGGATGCTTTAAGACAAGCTGTTGTTGGACAGGATATGATTGTGCATCTTGCTGGTTGTGTTAAAGCTAAAGACCAAATAGCTTTTGATCATGTGAATGTAGAGGGGACTAAAACGCTGTTGGATGCAGTGCTTGATAAGAATCCAAGTTTAAAGCGGTTTATTTTAATTTCGTCTTTGGCGGCGGCTGGGCCGGCAAGATCAGGGAATATTTTAGATTGTAAGCATGAAAATGAGATAAACCAGCCCATCAGCATGTATGGTGAGAGCAAGCATCGTTCTGAGAAAGTTTTTTTAGCCCATGCCTACTCTGGTGAAAAAGTGATCTTAAGGCCACCTATTGTTTATGGACCGCATGACTATCAATTGTTGGATTTATTTAAGCTGTTGAGCAAAGGTCTTGCATTAAAAATGCAGGGCAAAGAAAAGTATTATAGTATGGTTTTTGTTGAAGATTTCTGTAAGGCAATCCAATGCATGCTTGATGCCCAAAACGTAGAGAAAGAGAATATTTTTTATGTTGCTGACCCACAATTGTACAGCATGCAAGATATTATCCATCATTTTCAAAAGGCAGCAAACATTAAAAAAATCAGAGTCTTAAAACTGCCTAAAGTTTTCTTTAAAGTAATAGCCATAGCTGCAGACGGGGTTGCAAATATTTTTTCTAAGCCTCAGCCATATAATTCAGATAAATATAGAGAGATGTTAGCAGAAGCATGGACGTGTTCTCCCAACAAGATAAAGCATCAACATAATTTTGAGTGTCAGTATGATTTGCAAGCAGGGTTTGAAAAAACCATACAATGGTATCAGGAACAGAGGTTGTTAAAATGA
- a CDS encoding diacylglycerol kinase translates to MKNQHLHKKLFFSLNGLKHAFKLEHSLKIELFCSILLIVFFIYFDASITWFALGIISSCIMLSAELINTAFEAYLDHFHPQFDRVVGLIKDILSGSVFITQVMTFIIFMLFVVSQVF, encoded by the coding sequence ATGAAAAATCAGCACTTACATAAAAAATTGTTTTTCTCGTTGAATGGTCTCAAACATGCTTTTAAACTTGAGCATAGTTTAAAAATAGAACTTTTCTGCTCTATTCTTCTCATTGTATTTTTTATCTACTTTGATGCAAGTATTACTTGGTTTGCGTTAGGAATAATCTCCTCATGCATTATGCTGTCAGCTGAGCTTATTAATACTGCATTTGAGGCTTATCTTGACCACTTTCACCCACAATTTGACCGGGTTGTAGGACTCATCAAAGATATATTGTCTGGCTCAGTTTTTATCACCCAAGTGATGACTTTTATTATTTTTATGCTATTTGTCGTGTCGCAAGTGTTTTAG
- a CDS encoding VWA domain-containing protein, giving the protein MGKHILLTFILLLPFQNKSHAQNLDWGNCLNGDIWLLVDTSGSLNGREETLYSAVQTIASKLIQWNPETRVGLWEFPIITNNRQTEDESVLRVDLTRDKEAFNGFWSKGYGNENIAKALSNAFFYHNNTVTKDREEQENYQKILILISDGVDGDNHQRAQSYAQYIKSQGMGIISLHLVTEKASQHSTDINQFMRSISGIPDKTEEAYFQTNLENLAQFFSATFGCH; this is encoded by the coding sequence ATGGGGAAACATATTTTACTTACATTTATTTTATTATTACCTTTTCAAAACAAATCACATGCCCAAAATTTGGATTGGGGCAACTGCTTAAACGGTGACATATGGTTACTTGTAGATACTTCAGGAAGCCTCAATGGCCGTGAAGAAACTCTGTACAGTGCTGTTCAAACGATAGCAAGTAAATTAATTCAATGGAACCCTGAAACAAGGGTTGGTTTATGGGAGTTCCCAATAATCACAAACAATCGCCAAACTGAAGATGAGAGTGTCTTAAGAGTAGATCTAACTAGAGATAAAGAAGCTTTTAATGGCTTTTGGTCTAAGGGGTATGGTAACGAAAATATTGCCAAAGCGTTAAGCAACGCTTTCTTCTATCACAATAATACAGTGACAAAAGATCGAGAAGAGCAAGAAAATTATCAAAAAATACTGATTCTAATCAGTGATGGTGTTGATGGTGATAATCACCAAAGGGCTCAATCGTATGCTCAATACATCAAATCTCAAGGCATGGGTATTATTTCTCTACACCTTGTTACCGAAAAAGCATCACAACATAGTACTGATATCAATCAATTTATGCGTTCTATTTCGGGTATTCCGGATAAAACAGAGGAAGCCTATTTTCAGACCAATCTAGAAAACTTAGCTCAATTTTTCTCAGCAACATTTGGTTGTCATTAA